CCAACCTGCTCCAGAAAACCCGACACACTTCCGTCATTCGGAAATGTGCATATATCTGCAGCACCCAATAGTGCGCGCTGTCCTCCCTCTTCCATCACAATCGCTGTAAACGTCAGGGGATCGTTCACCCCATCGTTCGTATCTCGCCTTGCTGCGTACCCGTGCATATGAGTGTAAAGCGGCGGGGTAATATCTCTGCGGCCAATACCAAAACGCATTGCGATCTCCTCCATTGGTGACAGCGCTTCATACGCTCCCATACATAATACTAACCGATATAGTCCTTGCCCCAGCCGGTATAGACACAAGCGCGAGGTCCTCCCCGTAGCGCCGAACCGTCTGCCACTCTGCACGCTCCCCGTCCAGCATCACCTCAGCAAGAGATGTCTCCGAGTTTTTCACTGGGATCGCAAGACAAAGCGCGTCGTGTGATCTTTCCCCCTCAAGCGCGAATTGCAACCTGCATCCCTGCCGGGTCATCCCGTTGAACCGCCACGTATCGCGCGCCTCCCAGAACGCCAGCCACTCGTCGAAAGACCAGATGGGAAATCGCCTCTCATTCGCCTGGCGAAGCAATTCTCGTCCTTGCGACCGCGAAAACCTCACCCAGTTGCCGGGGTGGATACACACCCCATAGGGCGTGTGAAAGCGGGTCTCGATATCCGAGAAAATCCGGTCCAGCACACCGGCAAAGACCTGTGGCGACAGCCGGTAGGAATATTCTGCGGTCCCGAACATAATATCATCTGCAAGCTGCGTATGTTGCTGAAAGACATTGAGCACCCGACCATCTGGCCAGCAGAAACGCATCGGCATAGCACCTCCAAACGCAGCATACGGCGCATCCTCCCGGCTGTATCCATACGTGCCGGAAAAATAATTCCCATCCATACCCACACCCAGTTTCTCCATAACCTCCACAGGTTCCAGATATCCGGCCCATGCTGTGCAGTGATTCCGCAGGGACCGCGCGGGCGTATCAAACCGGTCTTGAAACATTCGGATCTGTCGCTCGAACTCTGTTAGACGTTCTGATATAGAGCACCCGTCCAGCGGTCGGAGATTCGGATGCGGCCCCACATCGTGCTGAACGCGGTACCTCTCCACGTCTGACATCGTAGATTGGGTCCTATTCGGAATAAGATAGAGATTCATGCGCCCGCCTGCGGCTGCCACACACTCGAATTCCGCATCATTGCTCGCCACGTCCGCATTATCTTCATCACCGGAATAAAGGAGGATGCCGGGTGCCATCCCCGGCAGATGCGACAGGAGCGGCACAGGACCCGGCAGGTAACGCCGCACCGTATCCACAAGGAGCCTGGAAAGCAGGTCAGCAAAGGGAACCCAGCCAGAGTCCAGAGGCCCGATATCAATCGCCAAGCTGGAGGGACGGGCGCACCCGGTCCCTTCGGGAATCACCTCGGCGCGATTCGGATCGCCCTGCCGTAGCAATAGGACACAAAGAGCCAGATCAAACGCGAACGCCACGATCCTCCCCTGCCCAACCGCTGTTTCCGTAATCCCGACCCTTTCTCCTTCATAGCGGTCTGTATATGAAAAATAGCCCAACACCCGAACCTCAGGTGCCGGGCTATAGTTATTCGCACGGCCCACAATTGGAAATCGCTCTCCCGCTATGCCCGCAGCCGGGTAAGCGGTAACGCGCAGCCGCAGTGGCACGTCCTTTTCCCCCTCATACACAAGTCCGGCTGCCTCAGCCAGAGGTCCCTCGGGCAAAAAGCAGATCACCGTCCCACCCCGGCGCACAAAATCAACCAGAGAACTACTACTTTGAGACGCAGGACAAACCACCACTGGCGCATCTTCGGGATCCAGCTCTGAAATCCGGTCCGGCTCCACCACCTCGTACAGGACCAATCCCCACGTATTGAAAATCTCGGCAAGGTAAGCCGAAAGATCAGGTCCATCGGATAAAATGCCGACACGCATGCTCAGACTCCTTCTGGCATCTGCCCGGAAGATCGCATCTCATTCGGACGAAAATCGGGAACTTTCATCAACTCGGTTCCCCGGGGAATGGACTCCGCAGCCAGAACCGCAGGTGCCGCCGTCTCCATCGCCCTGTACACATCGAACTCCAGGGGTTTATTTCCAACTACGGCATTCCAAAAAGCAGTGTGGACGTAATAATCTGCATCCCCGTGACCGCTGCCGTGCGCCTCTGCAGGCGCGTCAGTGCGCTCGAACTTCCAGTCCACTTCAGCCAGATCGTGCATCTGGGAATCCGCCAGCCACATCAGGGGACGTCCCTTTTCCGACCGTTTCCACTCCATGCATCCCCTCGTCCCGATGATCTGGTACCAGTGATGCCCCCTGCGACTCGGAATCTTCTGAGTAAACCCGGTCACCATCCGCAACAGCCTGTCCTTCTCCGTCTTCATCAATGCGACCTGAATATCAGGTTGATCGATCTCTGGATGCGAATAGCTGGGAGACGCAGTGCTCATCGCCGTTACTTCAATTACCCGGTCGTCTAATACCTTCAGCATCGGACTCAACTCGTGCGGAAGATAGTGAATTGGAGGCATCAGGTGTAGCCACGTAGGCTCTGCTTCTGGATGCGCCGAAAGCTCTTCCACGCTGCACTGCTCGCCTGTCTTATAGTCCTGAAAAAACTGGCGAGTGCCGTAATATCCGATATACTGCCCCTCGCAATAGGTCACCCGCCCCAAACGCCCCTCAGCCACCAGATCTCGCCACGCCTCCACAAACCCCCAATAACGCGTCTGTTCTGCAAGCTGATAAACCCGCCCCGTGCGTTCTGCCGCAGTCACAATCCGCCAGCAGTCCTCCATTGTATGTGCGGCGGGCACCTCCATATTCACATGCTTTCCCGCCTCCAGAGCCTGCGCCGCCATCGCCCCCTGATCCTTCCGACGAACGACCAGACCGACTGCGTCCATATCCTCATAGGCCAGAAAATCCTCGTAATCGCTGAAAACCCTGACATCGTTTCGGTACTCGATCAGAGATAACGCCCGATCGTGCAGCGGTTCAATCCAGTCGTAGAGTGCGGTAATGCGGTAGCCCGGTATCTTTAGCAAGGTATTGATCCAGTGCCGGGAACGATGTCCCAATCCGGCAATGCCGATGCGTATTTCATCCATCTCTCACCCTCTTCTTTCCAGAGACCCGCGAGGCTCAACACAACGTTGCCACCACAACACCGTTTTGATCTCTTTTCTCCGCGCGCAATGTCTCACCCACCCAGACCTTCAACTCGCCATTGGGCAACGGCACCACTATAGTTCCATCGTCCACCAGAACCGGATCACCTTCGGGCACATCCCCCGCCCTGTGCGGTCGCAATACCGCAATAAATGTGGCATCTTTACGCGGCATCGTCGTCTCTGCCGTCACGTGATATTCCCTGAGTTGAACGCGCTCCCTCGGTGGTGGGTCAAACTGATCTGTCTGACTGATTTTCAAATTTTCTGGACGCAGCAGAGACACCACACAGCCCGCACCACCCGTCGTGATTTTTAGCGTCTGCCCCTCGATATCCATTTCCGTTTCAGCGTGCAAATAATACTGAAATACCGAAGCCTCTCGTGCCACTACCGTATCGCAAATCACCACCGCATCGGGTTTGGCAAACAAAATCTGCCGCGTAAATTTCTTCAGCTTTCCCCCGTATGCCGGAGCGGCTTCGCCAACCACATAATCAAATACATCCGACGTTTGAAAATCCAGAATTTCACCCATTGCTGCAGCCTGGTTGCGCAACTGACTCTCGCCATTTACACCAATGCAATTGGTTGACTTTGTATGGTGCATCCAATTCTTGTGGTGGTCGCTGCCGTGAATATCGCGCTCCCCTGTGTGGATCAATAAACGCTCGCCAAAAGCAAATAGCGAAAACGAATTTTGCGCGTCAAACCCGTGACTCTGTGATCCCAATGGACTGCTTTTAAAAATGACCGACACATTGTTTTTCCCATCCCTCAAATCCGAATTCATCGCCACCAACCCCGTGCCGCGAAAACATTTTGAAGCAGGCAAATCCACCGGTGCTTTTGCGCACACTTCTGGCAACGCACCCCGCACAAAATCGATATAGAGCGACCGACCAGCGCCCACGGCATCCAACCGACGCTCTCTCGTCTCCTTTTTCACTTTCTCCGGGTGCATATCCACATACCACTGCCAGTATGGATTGCGCGCCTGAGCCGCCAGCGTGCGCATCAAATCGCAATTTTGATCCGACGTTCTCATCGTCGTCAAATCGCCTATGCCACCCCCTCGCGTACCGGGAGGCTGAAAATACATCGGGAAATCGCCAGCACGCGCAAAATACGGTTTGCAGTACGCATCAATCCCCATTGCCGCCTGCATGATATCCGCCCACCACGTAAAGCGCTGAACATAACTCGCCCAGTATTGCAATCCCTGGTGCCAACCACCATCCTCATCGCACCACGCGGGATACACGGCGCCAAATACATTCATAGCGAACCACACCCACTCCTCCGCCTCGGGAATCTCATCCAAAAACGCCACACCAATCTCACCCAAAAAATGCCAGGCACGACCGGCATGGCTGCCATAAGGATGCCACAAATAGCGCATCTCAGTCGCCAGATGATCGTACATCTCCTGCCCCTGCACCTTCATCACCGCGCGGCATATCTCGCGCTCTTCTTCGCTCAACAAATCGTTCACAAATGTATAGGTGCGGCAAAAATAGTAATTATAAGGCATACCAGCTTCGTCATTATACCGATAGCCAGTCGCCCCCAGGGGATCCCATTTGGCACACGCCAGCAGCAGTTCTTTCGCCTTCTCACCGTAGTAATCCTGCCCACCCAAAAGCCGCGTAAAAGCCAGCGTCGCCGCGCTGTTTAACACGCGAATCGTGTACATCCGGTTTCCCCACCAGATCTCCCGCCATTCCTCACTCAGAACAACAGTCCCCTCGGGATACAGGGGCGGTTCTTTGGTAGATGGCATATCGGCCAGGATATCTTCGCATGTTGCGACCAGATCGTCGTAAATCGGTTTCAGGTCTCCCCGTGCCCGTGTGCGCAAGCTATCCAAATCCTCTGGACGCACAAACAGGCGCGGATGGCTCTTTGGGATGCGCCCGATCAATTCACTGCGTTTGGGCAAGGGCAATGCATTTGCATTCTGGGCAATCACAAAAGCGCGCCCCGAACTCCAATCCGACACCTGTCCACACCCATCGACAAATCGGAATCGCCAATACCATTGCCCCGATTCAAACACCTCTGCTGGGCGATGAACCGTATATGTCACGCCCTTAGCCTCGTACGCGACCTTTGAAAAATCCGCGACCCGCGCACACTGGATATCATAGCTCGCAGCATTCTCCTGCGGGCGCCACACAAATGCCGGTGGCGTCTCCTCTGTCGTCACATTTTCCGGTCTAAATCCCCATTCCCCCGGCTGTGCAGGCCTTTCGTCAATTGTCAATGCCATTTTTTACTCCTTTATCGGACGATCCGGCGGAAGGGTTCCGAGTGCAGATCACAAATGAGCAGATCGTCGATAGAATCATTTTCAAGCCCCTGCTTTATGACGCGCAAAGAGGCTTCAACCGCGTCAGCCGTAATACGCACATCTTCTTCTGTATGTGCAAGCGTAGGACCAAAACCCATGTAACAATGCACACCCCGGCGAGCCATCTCCTGAATAAAAAGCGTCTGAACCTTGCCGCGCAACGCCTCATCGGGCAAATCGAGCACCAGATTAGGCGTTGCGGGAAACCCCTTGCAAGAACCCGAAAGACCAGCAGACGAGACAGCTTCGTCAATTGCCCTGGCTACTTTTTGGCCCATTTCGGCCAGATGTGTCTCGCTATCGCGCCTTTTGAGTTCGCGGATGGTGGTCAGCGACGCAACAGGACCGACATTATCGCTCCAGTACGAACTGGAAATAAACATCGCTTTGGCGGGTTCCATCGCCTCCCGAGATCCAACAACAGCCCCCATCGGATAACCATTGGACATGCCTTTGGCAATCACCGTGATATCTGGCGTAACACCCAAATATTTCTGCATACCGCCAATAGACTCGCGCCAACCGCAGGAGACTTCGTCGAAGATGAACAGAGCGCCGTGCCTGCGGGCAAGCTCTTTGGCCCCTTCGAGATACCCCTCTTCGGGCCACTCAGACCGAGCGGGTTCCATCATAACAGCGGCAACCTCGCCCTGATATTCGTTCAGTAAACGGCCGAGCATATCGAGATCGCCATAGGTAAATGGAATCGCTGTTCCCGCCAGAGCACGCGGCACACCAATCGGTTCAATACCGGCAAAGGGATATTCTCCACTCTCGGGATCGACGAGATAATTTGCCGATTGATACCAATCGTGCCACCCGTGATAACCGCAAAAAAGGATAACATCTCGATTTGTCGTACCCCGAGCAATACGCGCAGCCACCGCACAGGCTTCCCCTCCCCCCTTTGTATAGCGCACCATTTCAGCACTCGGTATGGTATTGATCAATTCATCTGCAAGCTCAATTTCGAGCGCGCTGTTCATGGAATGCAGACTACCCAGATCTATCTGCTTTTTTACAGCACCATCGACAACGGGATCTGCATAGCCCAAAATAATAGCCCCCAAAGCGCGAATCCAATCGATATACTCGTTGCCGTCAACATCGACAAATCGCGCGCCTTTTGATCGCGCGACATAGAGAGGACTGACCCCATTTGCAACCCGGTCAGCCCTTCGGCTGATGAGCTGTGTCCAACCCGGAATGCGTTCTCCCGCTTTCTTATACAGTTCTAACGATTTTGTGACATCATGTGACATAGCCTATTCCCGCCAATTAAAAATGACACCCAGCATAGATTTTTCACGCACGTAGGCCATTTCATAAGCCTGGACCATTTCCGTATAATGCAAACGGTGCGTAATAAGACGGCTGGGCTGAAGTTTTTTTTCTGCCATAAGAGAAAGAACGTGATCGCAATGACCCAAATGACCCGATGCATCGGCATGCGGATATAATTGGGCATCCTCTCCATGCACGGCAATCAGAGATATCCCCTTGGCGTAAAACCATTCCATTGCCAGAGGGTTAAAGTCAAGCGGTGGTTCGCCCCGCCCCAGAAGACTGACGATAGAGACCCGGCCATTTTGCCGCACAATTTCAACAGATGTTTTGAAAGCCGGCCAGGGATTCGCTGTCAGAATAACCAGATCAATACCTCTTCCATTTGTAAAAGCGTCGAGTTTCTCTTCGAGATCTGGATCGTCTGATAAATAAGCCGCGTGGGCACCCATTTGCTTTGCCATATCTAACCTGATGGCACTATTTCCAAGCCCTACGACGCGGGCACCAAACAGAGGACCTAAAGCGACTGCCCCCAGACCGAGAACACCCAGACCAACAACGGCGACATTTTCGCCGGGTCTAAATAACGCTTTGTGATAGCAATGTGCGCTGAGCGCATAGAGGTGTGCATACACAGCATCTTCATCGTCGGCATCAGGGGGTATTTTGAAGATGTCACCAAACTGGCTTATGATGTATTCAGATTGGTGAGGCTGAGTCGCCACAACGCGATCGCCAACCTCAAAGCGCGTGACCCCGGCACCAATACCGC
Above is a genomic segment from Gemmatimonadota bacterium containing:
- a CDS encoding Gfo/Idh/MocA family oxidoreductase, translated to MDEIRIGIAGLGHRSRHWINTLLKIPGYRITALYDWIEPLHDRALSLIEYRNDVRVFSDYEDFLAYEDMDAVGLVVRRKDQGAMAAQALEAGKHVNMEVPAAHTMEDCWRIVTAAERTGRVYQLAEQTRYWGFVEAWRDLVAEGRLGRVTYCEGQYIGYYGTRQFFQDYKTGEQCSVEELSAHPEAEPTWLHLMPPIHYLPHELSPMLKVLDDRVIEVTAMSTASPSYSHPEIDQPDIQVALMKTEKDRLLRMVTGFTQKIPSRRGHHWYQIIGTRGCMEWKRSEKGRPLMWLADSQMHDLAEVDWKFERTDAPAEAHGSGHGDADYYVHTAFWNAVVGNKPLEFDVYRAMETAAPAVLAAESIPRGTELMKVPDFRPNEMRSSGQMPEGV
- a CDS encoding DUF4962 domain-containing protein, which codes for MALTIDERPAQPGEWGFRPENVTTEETPPAFVWRPQENAASYDIQCARVADFSKVAYEAKGVTYTVHRPAEVFESGQWYWRFRFVDGCGQVSDWSSGRAFVIAQNANALPLPKRSELIGRIPKSHPRLFVRPEDLDSLRTRARGDLKPIYDDLVATCEDILADMPSTKEPPLYPEGTVVLSEEWREIWWGNRMYTIRVLNSAATLAFTRLLGGQDYYGEKAKELLLACAKWDPLGATGYRYNDEAGMPYNYYFCRTYTFVNDLLSEEEREICRAVMKVQGQEMYDHLATEMRYLWHPYGSHAGRAWHFLGEIGVAFLDEIPEAEEWVWFAMNVFGAVYPAWCDEDGGWHQGLQYWASYVQRFTWWADIMQAAMGIDAYCKPYFARAGDFPMYFQPPGTRGGGIGDLTTMRTSDQNCDLMRTLAAQARNPYWQWYVDMHPEKVKKETRERRLDAVGAGRSLYIDFVRGALPEVCAKAPVDLPASKCFRGTGLVAMNSDLRDGKNNVSVIFKSSPLGSQSHGFDAQNSFSLFAFGERLLIHTGERDIHGSDHHKNWMHHTKSTNCIGVNGESQLRNQAAAMGEILDFQTSDVFDYVVGEAAPAYGGKLKKFTRQILFAKPDAVVICDTVVAREASVFQYYLHAETEMDIEGQTLKITTGGAGCVVSLLRPENLKISQTDQFDPPPRERVQLREYHVTAETTMPRKDATFIAVLRPHRAGDVPEGDPVLVDDGTIVVPLPNGELKVWVGETLRAEKRDQNGVVVATLC
- a CDS encoding aminotransferase class III-fold pyridoxal phosphate-dependent enzyme gives rise to the protein MSHDVTKSLELYKKAGERIPGWTQLISRRADRVANGVSPLYVARSKGARFVDVDGNEYIDWIRALGAIILGYADPVVDGAVKKQIDLGSLHSMNSALEIELADELINTIPSAEMVRYTKGGGEACAVAARIARGTTNRDVILFCGYHGWHDWYQSANYLVDPESGEYPFAGIEPIGVPRALAGTAIPFTYGDLDMLGRLLNEYQGEVAAVMMEPARSEWPEEGYLEGAKELARRHGALFIFDEVSCGWRESIGGMQKYLGVTPDITVIAKGMSNGYPMGAVVGSREAMEPAKAMFISSSYWSDNVGPVASLTTIRELKRRDSETHLAEMGQKVARAIDEAVSSAGLSGSCKGFPATPNLVLDLPDEALRGKVQTLFIQEMARRGVHCYMGFGPTLAHTEEDVRITADAVEASLRVIKQGLENDSIDDLLICDLHSEPFRRIVR
- a CDS encoding zinc-binding dehydrogenase: MKKAILHGPRDLRIEEHPLDTSALGADDVWVETQISAFKIGTDRGNFEGADRVPGAPDYPRFVGDSNLGIVRGIGAGVTRFEVGDRVVATQPHQSEYIISQFGDIFKIPPDADDEDAVYAHLYALSAHCYHKALFRPGENVAVVGLGVLGLGAVALGPLFGARVVGLGNSAIRLDMAKQMGAHAAYLSDDPDLEEKLDAFTNGRGIDLVILTANPWPAFKTSVEIVRQNGRVSIVSLLGRGEPPLDFNPLAMEWFYAKGISLIAVHGEDAQLYPHADASGHLGHCDHVLSLMAEKKLQPSRLITHRLHYTEMVQAYEMAYVREKSMLGVIFNWRE